From Kiritimatiellia bacterium, a single genomic window includes:
- the gyrB gene encoding DNA topoisomerase (ATP-hydrolyzing) subunit B, translating to MPDAEKLQTQPVDNKENASTSYSADAITVLAGLEAVRKRPAMYIGDTGVRGLHHCVFEVVDNSIDEALAGYCTQIQVVMNADGSISVIDNGRGIPVDMHKTEKRSALEVVMTVLHAGGKFDHNTYKVSGGLHGVGVSCVNALSEWLEVEVRRDGKVYHQRYERGKPVTPVEPIGKSRGTGTKVTFFPDKEIFSTIQFNWDTLANRLRELAFLNRGLEITLRQEEPLREEVFKYKGGIVEFVEHLNRNKNPLHPKVIYFEKERDRVIVEIALQYTDSFNESVFSYTNNIHTVEGGTHLSGFRSALTRCINSYAKANKLIKEEEGTMSGDDVREGLTAVVSVKVPDPQFEGQTKTKLGNSEVEGIVASIVNEELGTYFEEHPSVARRIIEKAQLAMRAREAARKARDLTRRKGALDSGGLPGKLADCSERDPELCELFIVEGDSAGGSAKQGRDRRFQAVLPLRGKVLNVEKARDDKMLSNNEIRTMITAIGTGFGRDDFNIEKLRYKKIIIMTDADVDGSHIRTLLLTFFFRKMPELIDRGHVYIAQPPLYKVTRKKREEYVENDQQLTSILLDLGCEDLVFTDTKGAELLSSKSLREMLDLLADIEANLDRVRRKGVDIADFLAQRRADGSLPHYRATVTAGGEPEHYWLFTDAELRKLSDDIERRLGRQLELDVGGAERKPEQQELRVVDLYAAPTLSKLLAQLERRRFQIAHLFPQASPIGFIRNSDGQTLPVQSLQELLNLVRAHGQKGITIQRFKGLGEMNPEQLWETTMNPEKRKLLQVRVEDAYKAEEIFTTLMGDEVDPRRRFIEENALNVRNLDV from the coding sequence ATGCCAGACGCCGAAAAGCTACAAACGCAACCTGTTGATAATAAAGAAAATGCGTCCACCTCCTACAGTGCGGACGCGATTACGGTCCTTGCAGGCCTCGAGGCCGTCCGCAAACGGCCGGCGATGTACATCGGCGACACGGGCGTGCGGGGGCTCCACCACTGCGTGTTTGAGGTGGTCGACAACTCGATAGACGAGGCGCTGGCGGGCTATTGCACGCAAATCCAGGTGGTCATGAATGCCGACGGGTCGATCAGCGTGATCGACAACGGGCGCGGGATCCCCGTCGACATGCACAAGACGGAAAAGCGGTCCGCCCTGGAGGTGGTGATGACCGTGCTGCACGCGGGCGGCAAGTTTGACCACAATACGTACAAGGTCTCCGGCGGCCTGCACGGCGTGGGGGTGTCGTGCGTCAACGCGTTGAGTGAGTGGCTCGAGGTGGAAGTCCGGCGCGATGGAAAGGTCTACCACCAGCGCTACGAACGCGGCAAGCCGGTAACTCCGGTGGAACCGATTGGGAAATCCCGGGGAACTGGCACCAAAGTCACGTTCTTCCCGGACAAGGAAATTTTTTCCACGATCCAATTCAACTGGGACACGCTCGCCAATCGGCTCCGTGAGCTGGCCTTTCTAAACCGCGGCCTGGAGATCACGCTGCGGCAGGAGGAGCCGCTGAGGGAGGAGGTCTTCAAATACAAAGGCGGGATTGTCGAGTTCGTCGAACACCTCAACCGGAACAAAAACCCGCTGCATCCGAAGGTCATCTATTTCGAGAAGGAGCGCGACCGCGTCATCGTCGAGATCGCGCTGCAATACACCGATTCGTTCAACGAGAGCGTCTTTTCGTACACCAACAACATCCACACGGTGGAGGGCGGAACTCATCTTAGCGGATTTCGTTCAGCGCTGACCCGGTGCATCAACAGCTACGCGAAGGCCAACAAGCTCATCAAGGAGGAGGAAGGCACGATGAGCGGTGACGACGTCCGCGAGGGGCTTACGGCGGTCGTCAGCGTCAAGGTGCCGGATCCGCAATTTGAGGGGCAAACCAAGACAAAACTCGGGAACAGCGAGGTTGAGGGCATCGTCGCCTCGATCGTCAATGAGGAGCTCGGCACCTATTTTGAGGAGCACCCGTCGGTTGCCCGCCGAATTATCGAAAAGGCCCAACTGGCGATGCGCGCGAGAGAGGCCGCCCGGAAAGCTCGCGACCTGACGCGGCGAAAGGGGGCGCTCGACAGTGGAGGGCTGCCGGGCAAGCTGGCCGACTGCTCGGAACGGGACCCGGAGCTGTGCGAGCTGTTCATCGTCGAGGGCGATAGCGCCGGGGGCTCGGCCAAACAAGGGCGCGACCGCCGATTTCAGGCTGTCCTGCCGCTTCGCGGCAAGGTGCTGAATGTCGAAAAGGCGCGCGACGACAAGATGCTATCGAACAACGAAATTCGCACAATGATCACGGCGATCGGCACGGGCTTTGGTCGCGACGACTTCAACATCGAAAAGCTCCGCTATAAGAAGATCATCATCATGACCGATGCCGACGTGGACGGCTCGCACATCCGCACGCTGCTGCTGACGTTTTTCTTCCGCAAGATGCCCGAATTGATCGATCGCGGGCACGTCTATATCGCGCAACCGCCACTTTACAAGGTCACGCGCAAGAAGCGGGAAGAATACGTCGAAAATGATCAGCAACTGACGTCGATCCTCCTCGATCTGGGATGCGAGGACCTCGTGTTCACGGACACGAAAGGCGCGGAGCTCCTCTCTTCGAAATCGCTCCGCGAAATGCTTGACCTCCTCGCAGACATAGAAGCGAACCTGGATCGAGTCCGACGGAAGGGGGTCGATATTGCCGACTTTCTGGCGCAGCGGCGGGCCGACGGGTCTCTTCCGCATTACCGGGCAACCGTGACGGCGGGCGGCGAGCCCGAGCACTACTGGCTCTTCACCGACGCCGAGCTGCGAAAACTAAGCGATGACATCGAGCGGAGGCTCGGCCGGCAGCTCGAATTAGACGTGGGGGGTGCCGAGCGGAAGCCGGAGCAGCAGGAGTTGCGCGTGGTCGACCTCTACGCCGCGCCGACCCTGAGCAAATTGCTCGCTCAACTCGAGCGGCGCCGTTTTCAGATTGCCCATTTGTTCCCGCAGGCCAGCCCGATCGGATTCATCCGTAACAGCGACGGGCAGACGCTCCCGGTCCAATCGCTGCAGGAGCTTCTGAACCTCGTACGCGCCCACGGCCAGAAGGGCATTACGATCCAGCGGTTCAAAGGGTTGGGTGAGATGAATCCGGAACAACTGTGGGAAACGACGATGAACCCCGAAAAGCGCAAGCTTCTGCAGGTGCGCGTCGAAGACGCCTACAAGGCGGAGGAAATTTTTACCACGCTGATGGGCGACGAAGTTGATCCCCGGCGCCGATTCATCGAAGAGAACGCGCTCAACGTTAGAAACCTTGATGTGTAA
- a CDS encoding hydrogenase maturation protease encodes MKRTVVLAWGNDFHRDDGAGRAAAQRLRQIRLPGVEVHDFNQLVPEHAELLVGADRVIFLDAYPASSGAEPMLLPLRDQRVFELPRSCFGHALQPTEVAALAEMLFGASAEMWLGAIPGVDFELGEGLSETARRGVETLLEEIEALIRHDHPAAARI; translated from the coding sequence ATGAAAAGAACGGTCGTGCTGGCTTGGGGAAATGACTTCCACCGAGACGATGGCGCCGGCCGCGCGGCCGCACAGCGTCTGCGGCAGATTCGCCTGCCGGGGGTGGAAGTGCACGATTTCAACCAGCTCGTTCCGGAACATGCCGAGCTGTTGGTCGGCGCGGACCGGGTGATTTTTCTGGACGCCTATCCCGCGAGTTCAGGGGCCGAGCCGATGTTGCTGCCGCTTCGCGACCAGCGGGTGTTCGAACTGCCCCGTTCTTGTTTCGGGCACGCGCTGCAGCCGACGGAGGTGGCCGCGCTGGCGGAAATGCTGTTCGGGGCATCAGCGGAAATGTGGCTGGGGGCGATCCCGGGCGTGGATTTTGAACTGGGTGAAGGCTTGTCAGAGACGGCCCGCCGAGGCGTTGAGACACTGCTCGAAGAGATTGAGGCACTGATCAGGCACGATCATCCTGCAGCCGCTCGTATCTAA
- a CDS encoding glycoside hydrolase family 57, whose protein sequence is MPNVIHHALVLNLHQPWGHIDEMLNDPVEQERWHGKEVLFAYDRIPRAVWGWEDVARVHLSMSGSLLEALSNPDFQSRVYGIVKCGDLLWHLRNPAIEILGTAYYHPVLPLIPAADRREHILRWLGIGRHLFDRASFQGFWPPECGFCMELIPLLKEAGYRYVIVDSEHLVPMTPMRWEELRYRPHLAKFGDAEIIVIPRDRDLSIAQEGGMEVGWFLHEVQERCKWCDFEPLVCTVTDGENGGWFRNVKWEVNFWGAFYHPLLQQVRKGETNVRPTFIHDYLDQHGAYGYVIVRTGAWNTGYHHGIGFVQWTGSQLQRDAWKRVAEVSQRIHDARWRAGERGASPEQWKALEEALWRLLRAETSCHFFWGESWVHRAHAGLDDALEWLSRAAIPS, encoded by the coding sequence ATGCCGAATGTGATCCACCACGCGCTCGTCCTCAACCTCCACCAGCCGTGGGGGCACATCGACGAGATGCTCAACGACCCGGTCGAGCAGGAGCGTTGGCACGGCAAGGAGGTTTTGTTTGCCTACGACCGAATTCCGCGCGCGGTGTGGGGGTGGGAAGATGTCGCGCGCGTGCATCTCTCGATGTCCGGTTCGCTCTTGGAGGCCCTGTCGAACCCGGACTTTCAATCGCGGGTCTATGGCATCGTCAAATGCGGCGATTTGCTCTGGCATCTGCGAAATCCCGCGATTGAGATCCTTGGCACGGCCTATTACCACCCGGTCTTGCCGCTGATCCCCGCCGCGGACCGCCGCGAGCACATTTTGCGCTGGCTCGGCATCGGGCGGCACCTTTTCGACCGCGCCTCATTTCAGGGGTTTTGGCCGCCGGAATGCGGTTTTTGCATGGAGTTGATTCCGCTGCTCAAGGAGGCCGGCTACCGCTACGTCATTGTGGACAGTGAACACTTGGTGCCGATGACGCCGATGCGCTGGGAGGAGCTGCGCTATCGCCCCCATCTGGCGAAATTTGGCGACGCCGAGATCATTGTCATCCCGAGGGACCGCGATCTTTCGATCGCGCAGGAGGGCGGAATGGAAGTCGGTTGGTTCCTGCACGAAGTCCAGGAGCGCTGCAAGTGGTGCGACTTTGAACCGCTGGTCTGCACCGTGACCGACGGCGAGAACGGGGGATGGTTCCGCAACGTGAAGTGGGAGGTCAATTTCTGGGGAGCGTTCTATCACCCGTTGCTGCAACAGGTCCGCAAGGGCGAAACTAATGTGCGACCGACTTTTATCCACGATTATCTCGATCAACATGGCGCGTACGGTTACGTAATCGTACGGACCGGCGCGTGGAACACCGGATATCACCACGGCATCGGCTTTGTCCAATGGACCGGCTCTCAACTGCAGCGGGACGCGTGGAAGCGCGTGGCGGAGGTCAGCCAACGCATCCACGATGCGCGTTGGCGCGCGGGCGAGCGCGGCGCGTCGCCCGAGCAGTGGAAGGCCCTCGAGGAGGCGCTGTGGCGACTGCTGCGGGCGGAGACGAGCTGCCACTTCTTTTGGGGCGAATCGTGGGTCCACCGCGCCCACGCCGGACTCGACGATGCCCTCGAATGGCTGTCGCGGGCCGCGATCCCGTCATAA
- a CDS encoding glutamate synthase subunit beta has product MGKVTGFKEYTRELPHKIPPSERVKFFREFYEPFPEEKVKQQAARCMDCGVPFCHTGCPLGNIIPDWNDLVYRGRWREAIDRLHATNNFPEFTGRLCPAPCEEACVLGINEPPVTIEQIEKEIIERAFAEGWVKPEPPARRTGKKIAVVGSGPAGLACAQQLNRAGHTVTVFERDDRIGGLLRYGIPDFKMEKWVVDRRLAQMEAEGIVFKPGVRVGTDITGEQLRREYDAIVLAIGATRGRDLNIPGRHLSGIHLAMEFLPQQNRIVAGDHVPNQIVATGKHVIVIGGGDTGSDCIGTAIRQGARSVTNFELLPMPPKSRPEHQPWPYYPMRLRISTSHDEGCERVFSISTKEFIGENGRVTHLKTVDVRWVPSPGGGPPKMEEVPGSEKIWPAELVLLALGFLGPETDSIVSQLGCELDARGNVKTNDHYATSVPGVFAAGDARRGQSLIVWAISEGRECARGVDQWLMGYSLLPTKVGHDLPRV; this is encoded by the coding sequence ATGGGCAAGGTAACAGGATTCAAGGAATATACTCGGGAATTGCCTCACAAAATTCCGCCCTCGGAACGGGTAAAATTTTTTCGCGAGTTCTACGAACCATTCCCGGAGGAAAAGGTAAAGCAGCAGGCGGCCCGATGCATGGACTGCGGGGTTCCGTTCTGCCATACCGGATGCCCCCTCGGGAACATCATCCCCGATTGGAACGACCTCGTGTATCGCGGGCGCTGGCGCGAAGCCATCGACCGCCTTCACGCCACCAACAATTTCCCCGAATTCACGGGCCGGCTCTGCCCCGCGCCCTGCGAAGAAGCCTGCGTGCTGGGGATCAATGAGCCGCCGGTGACGATTGAGCAGATTGAGAAAGAGATTATTGAACGCGCATTTGCTGAGGGTTGGGTCAAGCCCGAGCCGCCTGCCCGGCGCACGGGCAAAAAGATTGCGGTGGTCGGTTCGGGACCCGCCGGCCTTGCCTGCGCCCAGCAGCTAAATCGCGCAGGCCATACCGTCACCGTGTTTGAGCGGGATGACCGCATCGGCGGCCTGCTGCGATACGGAATCCCCGACTTCAAAATGGAGAAGTGGGTGGTCGACCGCCGGCTCGCGCAGATGGAGGCGGAAGGCATCGTCTTCAAACCGGGCGTGCGCGTCGGAACCGATATCACCGGCGAGCAGCTCCGCCGAGAATATGATGCGATTGTTCTGGCCATCGGCGCCACTCGTGGCCGCGATCTGAACATTCCCGGTCGGCATCTTTCGGGCATCCACCTTGCAATGGAATTTTTGCCGCAACAAAATCGTATCGTCGCCGGCGATCATGTTCCCAATCAGATTGTAGCCACCGGAAAGCACGTGATTGTGATTGGCGGCGGCGACACCGGCAGCGACTGCATTGGCACAGCCATCCGCCAGGGCGCTCGGTCAGTGACCAATTTTGAACTGCTGCCCATGCCGCCGAAATCCCGACCCGAGCATCAGCCGTGGCCGTATTATCCGATGCGCCTCCGCATCAGCACTTCCCATGACGAGGGCTGCGAGCGTGTCTTCTCCATTTCAACCAAGGAATTCATAGGTGAAAACGGCCGGGTGACGCACCTCAAGACGGTCGATGTCAGATGGGTGCCATCCCCGGGCGGCGGTCCGCCCAAAATGGAAGAAGTGCCGGGTTCAGAAAAAATCTGGCCGGCCGAGCTGGTTCTTCTGGCGCTCGGATTTCTCGGCCCGGAAACCGACAGCATCGTCAGCCAGCTCGGCTGCGAACTCGATGCCCGGGGCAACGTGAAGACGAACGACCATTACGCGACGTCAGTGCCCGGCGTCTTTGCGGCGGGCGATGCGCGCCGGGGCCAGTCCCTGATTGTTTGGGCCATTTCGGAGGGTCGGGAATGCGCCCGAGGCGTGGATCAGTGGCTCATGGGATACTCACTGTTGCCGACCAAAGTGGGTCACGATCTGCCGCGGGTGTAG
- the gyrA gene encoding DNA gyrase subunit A, translated as MYDAKDRIDLVNIEDEMQRAYIDYSMSVIIGRALPDARDGLKPGNRRILYAMGERGWTHTKPFVKCAKVVGEVIGNYHPHGDAAVYDTLVRMAQDFSMRYLLIEGQGNFGSIDGDPPAAYRYTECRLHKLAGEMLADIDKNTVDMQPNYDEKLLEPKVLPARIPNLLINGSTGIAVGMATNIPPHNLGEIVDATIHVIDHPNCSVDELMQFVKGPDFPTGGMVCGLAEVKRMYATGRGLLNLRGHAVIEEGPQGKESIVITSIPYTVNKANLIETIAELVNEKKIEGIADVRDESDKDGIRVVIEVKRGALPKVVLNNLYEHTQLATTFGAILLAIDKGRPRVMNLKELIECYIAHRYEVFTRRFTFELEKARARAHILEGLKIAVDHLNEVVRIIRESRDREAAKVQLMARFRLSEAQANAILDMRLYQLTGLEREKLEEEYRQIIMEINRLEDLLANPRKIYDVIKADLLEMKQTYNDARRTEIVPDEGEIEIEDLIADRGCIITLSHAGYIKRMPVSTFRQQRRGGKGVVGMETREEDYVEHVFTASTHDYLLFFTEKGRVHWKKVHEVPEAGRASRGKALVNFLEIGNDEKIATMLRVREFPESQFLVFATEKGLVKKTNLAAFGNPRAGGIIAISIEEGDRLIGVRLTNGSNEIMLITRHGMSIRFSEDQLRDQGRDTVGVWGIQLDEDGDAVVAIEVVDPAATLLCISENGYGKRTAFEEYPLQRRAGKGVITMKTSDRNGKVVGAHSVRDDDALMLITQQGQMIRVGVKDIRVISRNTQGVRIINLEPGDKVVSATPVAPEDEKEEKT; from the coding sequence ATGTACGACGCCAAAGATCGAATCGACCTGGTCAACATCGAAGACGAGATGCAGCGCGCGTACATCGATTATTCGATGTCCGTGATCATCGGCCGCGCGCTGCCCGACGCGCGGGATGGCCTGAAGCCCGGTAACCGTCGGATCCTGTATGCGATGGGCGAACGGGGGTGGACCCACACTAAACCGTTCGTCAAATGTGCGAAAGTCGTCGGCGAGGTCATCGGCAACTACCATCCGCATGGAGACGCCGCGGTTTACGACACCCTTGTCCGGATGGCGCAGGACTTCTCGATGCGCTACCTGCTGATCGAAGGCCAGGGCAACTTCGGTTCCATCGACGGGGACCCACCCGCAGCCTATCGCTACACCGAATGTCGGCTGCACAAACTCGCCGGCGAAATGCTCGCGGACATCGACAAAAACACAGTCGACATGCAGCCGAATTATGACGAGAAGCTGCTCGAACCCAAGGTCCTTCCGGCGCGAATCCCGAACCTTCTCATCAACGGCAGCACGGGCATCGCCGTCGGCATGGCGACCAATATCCCGCCGCACAATTTGGGTGAAATCGTGGACGCGACGATCCATGTCATCGATCACCCGAATTGCTCCGTGGACGAACTGATGCAGTTCGTGAAGGGGCCAGATTTCCCGACCGGCGGCATGGTCTGCGGGCTTGCGGAAGTGAAACGCATGTATGCGACGGGCCGCGGACTGCTCAACCTCCGCGGTCACGCCGTGATCGAGGAAGGGCCCCAGGGGAAGGAGAGCATCGTCATCACGTCGATCCCCTACACCGTCAACAAGGCCAACCTCATCGAGACGATTGCCGAGCTCGTCAACGAGAAAAAAATCGAAGGCATTGCGGACGTGCGAGACGAGTCCGACAAGGACGGGATTCGCGTGGTTATTGAGGTCAAGCGCGGCGCCCTGCCCAAAGTGGTCCTGAACAACCTGTACGAGCATACGCAACTGGCAACCACCTTTGGCGCGATTCTGCTGGCGATCGACAAAGGTCGGCCGCGCGTGATGAACCTCAAGGAGCTGATCGAGTGCTACATCGCGCATCGATACGAGGTCTTCACGCGGCGCTTCACCTTTGAGCTCGAGAAGGCCCGGGCGCGGGCGCACATCCTCGAGGGCCTGAAAATCGCGGTCGACCACCTGAACGAGGTGGTCCGTATCATCCGCGAGTCGAGAGACCGCGAAGCCGCCAAGGTCCAACTGATGGCCCGCTTCCGACTGTCCGAGGCGCAGGCGAACGCCATCCTCGACATGCGCCTCTATCAGTTGACCGGCCTCGAGCGGGAAAAGCTCGAGGAGGAGTATCGGCAGATCATCATGGAGATCAATCGGCTCGAGGACCTGCTGGCGAATCCGCGGAAAATCTATGACGTGATCAAAGCCGATCTCCTCGAAATGAAGCAGACCTATAACGATGCCCGCCGCACGGAGATCGTCCCGGATGAGGGCGAGATCGAGATCGAGGACCTGATCGCCGACCGCGGATGCATCATCACGCTGTCGCATGCCGGCTATATCAAGCGCATGCCGGTGTCGACCTTCCGCCAGCAGAGGCGCGGCGGAAAGGGTGTAGTGGGCATGGAGACGAGGGAGGAGGACTACGTCGAACACGTATTCACTGCATCGACGCACGATTACCTACTGTTCTTCACCGAAAAGGGGCGCGTGCACTGGAAAAAGGTCCACGAAGTGCCCGAGGCGGGCCGCGCCTCGCGGGGCAAGGCGCTCGTTAATTTCCTCGAAATTGGAAATGACGAAAAAATCGCGACCATGCTGCGGGTTCGAGAATTTCCCGAATCCCAGTTTCTCGTCTTTGCCACCGAAAAGGGGCTTGTGAAGAAGACGAATCTCGCCGCGTTCGGCAATCCGCGGGCGGGCGGAATCATCGCGATCTCAATCGAGGAAGGGGACCGACTCATCGGCGTCCGCCTGACGAACGGATCCAACGAGATCATGCTCATCACCCGGCACGGGATGAGCATCCGGTTTTCTGAGGACCAGCTCCGCGACCAGGGCCGCGACACGGTCGGCGTCTGGGGAATCCAGCTCGATGAAGACGGCGATGCGGTCGTCGCCATCGAAGTCGTGGATCCGGCCGCCACCCTGCTCTGCATTTCGGAAAACGGCTACGGAAAACGGACAGCCTTCGAGGAGTATCCCCTACAGCGACGAGCCGGGAAGGGCGTGATCACGATGAAGACCTCCGATCGCAACGGCAAGGTGGTCGGGGCACATTCCGTGCGAGATGACGATGCGCTGATGCTGATCACGCAGCAGGGTCAGATGATCCGCGTCGGGGTGAAGGACATCCGAGTCATCAGCCGCAACACGCAAGGCGTCCGAATCATCAATCTTGAACCTGGCGACAAGGTCGTGTCCGCAACCCCTGTGGCGCCCGAGGACGAGAAAGAGGAAAAAACCTAG
- a CDS encoding glycosyl hydrolase family 57: protein MEATHIVGDLPAICGQEQEAVRRTGRIVDAYRTVGGIDFSRIKSAAAIALHMHQPLIPAGGPDIRTAALISNLKYMMDNQHIGDNHNAPVFHWCYKRMGEFIPQLVHEGMQPRVMLEYSGCLLHGLLRMGAGDVVDALRRITLDPQYNRCVEWLGCPWSHAVAPSTPPQDYKLHVLAWQQYFASLFGWEALERVKGFSPSEMALPNQPDVAYAFVSTLRECGFQWVLVQEHTVELPNGHGLQQRHLPHRLVVRSSTGEEASIVALIKTQGSDTKLVAQMQPWYEARSLSRWELAGRSVPPLVTQISDGENGGVMMNEFPAKYFEVVRQASHSETPLMNGSEYLEHLFALGIRETDFPVCQPIFQHRIWNKIKPGDGPEKLQKAIEECRKEDWRFHMEGGSWTSNISWVRGYENVLGPMEQASSLFNEKVLRKGVPTTDPRYRNALYHLLVCQTSCYRYWGQGIWTEYGREICRRAIDIVTHDF from the coding sequence ATGGAAGCCACACACATCGTCGGCGACTTGCCGGCAATCTGCGGGCAGGAACAAGAGGCGGTCCGGCGCACGGGCCGAATCGTCGATGCCTATCGCACCGTGGGCGGCATCGATTTTTCCCGCATCAAGAGTGCGGCCGCCATCGCGCTGCACATGCACCAGCCGCTGATCCCCGCGGGCGGGCCGGACATCCGGACCGCCGCCCTGATCAGCAACTTGAAATACATGATGGACAACCAGCACATCGGCGACAACCACAACGCGCCGGTCTTTCACTGGTGCTACAAGCGGATGGGCGAGTTCATCCCGCAGCTCGTGCATGAAGGCATGCAGCCCCGCGTGATGCTGGAATATTCCGGTTGTCTCCTGCACGGTTTGCTCAGGATGGGCGCCGGGGATGTCGTGGACGCGCTGCGCCGGATCACGCTGGATCCACAGTACAACCGATGCGTGGAATGGCTGGGGTGTCCGTGGAGCCACGCGGTGGCCCCGTCCACGCCGCCGCAGGACTACAAGCTGCATGTGCTGGCGTGGCAGCAATATTTTGCGTCGTTGTTTGGTTGGGAGGCTCTGGAGCGAGTCAAGGGCTTTTCGCCGTCTGAGATGGCGCTGCCGAACCAGCCGGACGTTGCGTATGCGTTCGTCAGTACGCTCCGTGAGTGCGGTTTCCAGTGGGTTCTGGTTCAGGAACACACAGTGGAGCTGCCGAATGGCCACGGGCTTCAACAACGACACCTGCCGCACCGGCTCGTCGTGCGGAGCTCAACGGGAGAGGAGGCGAGCATTGTGGCGCTCATCAAGACGCAAGGCAGCGACACGAAGCTCGTTGCGCAGATGCAGCCCTGGTATGAGGCGCGGTCGCTCAGCCGTTGGGAACTGGCCGGCCGGTCCGTGCCACCGCTGGTCACGCAGATTTCCGACGGCGAGAATGGCGGCGTGATGATGAATGAATTTCCCGCGAAATACTTCGAGGTTGTCCGGCAGGCGTCCCATTCCGAAACGCCGCTGATGAACGGCTCGGAGTATCTCGAGCATCTTTTCGCGCTGGGCATCCGGGAGACGGATTTCCCCGTCTGCCAGCCGATCTTCCAACATCGGATTTGGAACAAGATCAAGCCCGGCGATGGCCCCGAAAAACTACAGAAGGCCATTGAGGAATGTCGCAAGGAAGACTGGCGGTTCCATATGGAGGGCGGGAGCTGGACCAGCAATATTTCCTGGGTGCGCGGTTATGAGAATGTGCTCGGGCCGATGGAGCAGGCCAGCTCGCTGTTCAACGAGAAAGTTCTTCGGAAAGGCGTGCCAACCACCGATCCGCGTTATCGCAACGCGCTCTACCATCTCCTCGTCTGCCAGACCAGTTGTTATCGATATTGGGGCCAGGGGATCTGGACAGAGTATGGGCGCGAGATTTGCCGTCGCGCGATCGATATTGTGACGCACGACTTCTGA